Proteins from a single region of Corynebacterium pseudogenitalium:
- the glmS gene encoding glutamine--fructose-6-phosphate transaminase (isomerizing), whose translation MCGIVGYIGGERAREHDALTVIIDGLRRLEYRGYDSAGVAVMQGDTIACRKKAGKVADLEQAIAEAPLAPSNLGIGHTRWATHGGPTDANAHPHVVGDGALAVVHNGIIENFAALRAELSEKGYTFRSETDTEVAATLLLDIFNTEANKDLTEAMRLTALRLEGAFTLLAIEQEFPDRIVAARWNSPLVIGLGEGENFLSSDVSGFIEFTRDAVEMDNGQIVTLTADSYDIIDFEGNHAEGSPFRVEWDVTAAEKGGFDSFMAKEIHDQPAAVRDTLYGRFDAEGKLTLDELRIDESVLRSVDKIIIVACGTAAYAGHVAKYAIEHWCRIPTEVELAHEFRYRDPIVTPNTLVVAISQSGETMDTLMAVRHAREQGAKVIAICNTVGSSIPREADASLYTYAGPEIAVASTKAFISQIVASYLLALYLAQVRGNKFTDEIQTIIAELEEMPEKIQWILDNEAEIQELGRELADAKSVLFLGRHVGFPVALEGALKLKEVAYLHSEGFAAGELKHGPIALVEEGQPVFVIVPSKRSRHNLHAKVVSNIQEVRARGAVTIVIAEEGDEDVNRFANHVIRIPQSAGLMQPLLSTIPLQIFACTVAQARGLNVDQPRNLAKSVTVE comes from the coding sequence ATGTGTGGAATCGTTGGATACATAGGTGGCGAGCGTGCACGCGAGCACGACGCCCTCACCGTCATTATTGATGGGCTTCGCAGGCTCGAATACCGCGGTTATGACTCGGCCGGGGTAGCAGTCATGCAGGGCGACACCATCGCGTGCAGGAAGAAGGCAGGCAAGGTCGCGGACCTAGAGCAGGCCATCGCAGAGGCACCGCTTGCGCCCTCCAACCTGGGCATCGGGCACACCCGGTGGGCAACCCACGGCGGGCCTACCGACGCCAACGCCCACCCCCACGTCGTCGGCGACGGCGCACTGGCCGTGGTGCACAACGGCATCATCGAGAACTTCGCGGCACTCCGCGCCGAGCTGAGCGAGAAGGGCTACACGTTCCGCTCCGAAACTGACACCGAGGTAGCAGCCACGCTGCTGCTGGACATCTTCAATACTGAGGCGAACAAGGACCTCACCGAGGCAATGCGCCTGACCGCCCTGCGACTCGAGGGCGCGTTCACGCTGCTGGCCATCGAGCAGGAATTCCCGGACCGTATCGTTGCGGCGCGCTGGAACTCACCGCTGGTGATCGGCCTGGGCGAGGGTGAGAACTTCCTCAGCTCTGACGTCTCCGGCTTCATCGAGTTCACCCGCGACGCGGTGGAGATGGACAACGGGCAGATCGTTACCCTGACCGCCGACAGCTACGACATCATTGACTTCGAAGGCAACCACGCCGAGGGCAGCCCGTTCCGCGTCGAGTGGGACGTCACCGCCGCAGAAAAGGGTGGGTTTGATTCCTTCATGGCGAAGGAGATCCACGACCAACCGGCCGCCGTTCGCGACACGCTGTACGGCCGCTTCGACGCCGAGGGCAAGCTCACGCTCGACGAACTACGTATCGACGAGTCCGTGCTGCGCAGCGTCGACAAGATCATCATCGTGGCCTGCGGTACCGCTGCGTACGCGGGGCACGTGGCGAAGTACGCGATTGAGCACTGGTGCCGCATCCCGACGGAGGTCGAGCTGGCGCACGAGTTCCGCTACCGCGACCCGATCGTCACCCCGAACACCCTGGTCGTAGCAATTTCGCAGTCCGGCGAGACCATGGACACCCTCATGGCTGTACGCCACGCGCGCGAGCAGGGCGCGAAGGTCATCGCGATCTGCAACACGGTCGGCTCCTCCATCCCGCGTGAGGCCGACGCCTCCCTGTACACCTACGCCGGCCCAGAGATCGCAGTGGCGTCGACGAAGGCGTTCATCTCCCAGATCGTGGCGTCCTACCTGTTGGCGCTGTACCTGGCGCAGGTTCGCGGCAACAAGTTCACCGACGAAATCCAGACCATCATTGCTGAGCTGGAGGAGATGCCGGAGAAGATCCAGTGGATCCTGGACAACGAGGCAGAAATCCAGGAACTTGGCCGCGAGCTCGCCGACGCGAAGTCGGTGCTCTTCCTCGGCCGCCACGTCGGCTTCCCAGTCGCGCTCGAGGGGGCACTGAAGCTCAAGGAGGTCGCCTACCTGCACTCCGAGGGCTTCGCCGCAGGCGAGCTCAAGCACGGCCCGATCGCGCTGGTTGAGGAAGGGCAGCCGGTGTTCGTCATCGTGCCGTCGAAGCGTTCGCGCCACAACCTGCACGCCAAAGTTGTCTCCAACATCCAGGAAGTCCGCGCGCGTGGTGCCGTCACCATCGTGATCGCGGAAGAGGGCGACGAAGACGTGAACCGCTTCGCCAACCACGTGATCCGCATCCCGCAGTCGGCCGGCCTCATGCAGCCCCTCTTGTCGACGATCCCACTGCAGATCTTCGCCTGCACCGTTGCGCAGGCACGTGGCTTGAACGTGGACCAGCCACGCAACCTGGCGAAGTCCGTCACGGTGGAGTAG